TACATTTTTACTTCAAGTTTTTGATCATCTGAAACAAACAGTTGGCGTGCTTAACTTTTGAAACGCCCATAAATGAATAATCTGTGTAATCATCATGAAGAAAATGTCAAACTGGCAACGCAAAACCAACCTCCTTTCCCGGCTTTTGCATCCAGTGAGGTCATTCTCAATAGTAATCATATACGCATCATCTAGTTTGACAGATTTATGCTGGAGGATTTCAGAATCTGCATTGTGTTACATTCTTTATAGCGCCGTTCCTTCATTAAATTCCTTTTCTCTTGGCTCGTCATATAGGCTCGTAAAACTTGACTCTCTGTCACACCATCAAGGCTAAGGCAGACCTTGTCAAAGTGATAAAGGAAtttaaaggggaaacattttTGATAGTATTCACCCAATGTATAATTACATTCCATTTAACTTTTAACTCAAATTTTGAATGCAGCAGTTTTACAGTGACCTTCATGAAAATGACCTGGTTTGTGTGTAAGAAGGAGTACTTTGAAGAACCCTATAACATTGGGGAAGGGGGAAACCTAGTCCgttatacaactgaatgcattcaactgaaatgtgttccgcacttaacccaacccctctgaatcagagaggtgtggggggctgccataaCATTGGCAATTGGGTGGAAACCCTCTTTGCTGTACAACTGAATGAaggataaatgttttgtttttttgtttattgacCAATCTCAGGAAATTGCCAAGAGACACTTTCATGTGTTGAAAACCACTAAATCAAGTGATAATTCTGTCAATCCCTTTTGATAGTTTTTCTATTGTAATGAATGATCGCTTCAAATTCTTTAACACCGAATCAGTTTTCTGCAGGACATCACGAGCTTTAACTAAGTGGCTTGCCGTAGCATAGTATTAGATCAAATATTGTGGTGGAGGAAGCCTATCCATATACCACTAAAGTTGTGAtggctgtttgttttgtctttgttagCTGCAGAATAGTCTGTGTAAATTGCAATGAGTGCTGTCTGTTTAGAGTTGAGCTCTCTAACAGCTCTAAATAACATGTGTTCTATGGGTACTACTGCCTAGAGCAAagatctccaaccctgtttctggagacaaatccatattttattttttgcaataAAAAATGACCTCAAACTACATATTGTACTTTTAGGCAATTTTAAATTGCCACAGTTAAAattttatgaaaaaaaaaaagcctgTTTGTTACATATGATGTTCACTGTGTTTGTTAAAAATCATTATCAGGCCATTGTGTCCTTGCCAGATCTGATTGTCATTCTGTCTGATCAAATTGACTTTTATATACTACAGTATTGTCTCAGGACAATTTTTACCATGATGATTATGCCACTCCGCCTGCTGTCCTTGTAGAGTTGAAAGGTGTCAGAGGGTCAGTCAGCAGAGTGAGGAAAAGCTGGCCAAACTCAGGCCCATGTCTGGTTTTGGCCTGGGCAACCGTTACCTGTCCAGACTAGGagctcaggtacacacacaccacacacaccacacacaccacacacaccacacacaccacacacaccacacacacaaacacaccacacacaccacacacaccacacacacaaacaccgtaTGCACATGGATGCTAAATTTCCTTCTACTTCCTCCGGCTCCCAGATCACTACCGTACCCACCTGTCTTCACTGGCACACAGAAGTGTACTGAAGTGATGCGGCCTACTCTGCATTAACCCCCTCAACATATAAATTCAGTCTGTGTCCATGTTTCTGGACAAAAGGTATAAAATATCCTCCACTCAATGTTCTTTCAGGTGTTTTACTGATGTAGAACTGATAAGCTATTGCTGTATTTTGTATATGTTGCTATAAAGCCATATGTTGCTATAAAGCCACATGTGTgcctttttgtttatttattaccaTTTCTAAGCTAATCACTAAATTACATTTGATGGTGTAAAAGAGCTACTATATACATCGTAACTATGTTTGTATCTTGAAAGTACTAtttggtgtaataatgtgtatgTTTTCCATGCCCTGTACAGTAAGTGTGAAGTCTTGAGAAAgtttctttgtgtgtttttttgtctgtAGCCCTCAGCAATGTGGATATGGTTATCAACTGTCAACAGCAGAGGGCACTGTTTATCTGCSATACAATATGAAAGTCAACGTCAGAGTCCATCTGAGTTTGAATGGACRACCTTTTTGTTGCACATGCCTACAGGTGAGGATATTACCTTCATGACTGAATACAGCCAATGCCTTTATTGGTATGTGACTGAGaaatgtgtatgtaaatttcACTATATCTAAGTGTCTGTAATATATTGAAGGTGTTTGATTTAGTATTGTAATGAGTTCTGTACTTTGTTGTTYGTGAAATGGAAAAAYATTTGGTTCCAAAAAASTGAGAAAGAGGTGTGCTGTGTGTTATTTCCAGAATAGGGTACAAGGGCCCTTAAGAACACATCAGAGAATCAGTCTTTTAAACTCTTGTCACTTTGACTGAGTGGCAGAGTATAGTCCAGTAGAGGCTAAGATGGACCCATCTCTATGTAGCAGGGCTGCCTGAACAAATGGGTAATTCTGTGCCAAAAGACATAGAACAAAATGGGCCATTCACCTACTAAAATCACATAAAAATTCTGACttgcagagaaaaaaaaaaaaagagaatcagtCACTGATTTCTGGCAGTACTAGACACGGTGAGTACTATATCTGGCTGTACTGTGCACACCGCGGGATGGACCATCTTACTCCTAAATAACTGGGCCCAGAGCTTCTTCCGTTGCCTGTCCGAACCCAGGAAGTACAGCAGTGGGTTTGCGCAGCTGTTGAAGCTGACCAGGGGTTTCCATATCTTATAGCCGATCATCACCAAGTTGATGACTCTACAGTCACTGGATACATAGACGCGTATGAACAGGTACACTATCCGYGCAATGTGATAAGGCACAAAACACAGCACGAACATCAAGCACACCGCCAGAATGGTGCGTATGGACTTGTTGAGATTCTCTGTCCCTACCTGTGAGTTGTCCCTTCCAGCCCGGTAGAGCACTCTCATCATTGAGCAGTAACAGATTATAATAATCATAAAAGGTACCAGAAATCCAACCACATCCAGAAACATGTCGTAAGGAAAGTAAGTATACAACTGGCCAGGGTTGGTCATTTCATAGCACACCGTCATGTTGTTGATGAACCCGGTGTGGGCAAACACAAGGGTTGGTGATATCTCCAGCATCACCAGGACCCAAACCGAGCCAGACGTCAAAACAGCCAGGTTTTTGGTCCTGAACCGGAGTGCAGTAATCGGGTAGCACACACCGAGGAAACGGTGCACGCTGATGCACATGAGGAACATCATGCTGCAGTGGAGGTTCGTACAGAAGAAGAATCTGACGACTTTGCAGATTATGTCACCGAAGGGCCATACGTCATCCATGGCATAGCTGACAATGAGCAGCGGCAAGGACAGCacatacagcaggtcagccacggCCAGGTTGGTCAGGTAGATGACAGAGCAGCTCCAGGTCCGGGTACGGAAGCACACCACCCACAGCAGTGCTCCATTCAGGGTCAGACCCAGAACAAACACCAGGCTGTAGGTCAGAGGGAGAAGGATCCTTTTATACGAGTCCGAGATCGGACACAAGGTGAAGTTATTGTTCCCATTCATATTGTCACAGCCACATAGGTCACCTGGATGTCTTTGGAAGTTAACTCATCTCTCGTCTCCTCCCTCAGGTCTCCATTGGAGAGCCTCTTTCACCTGGGCGCATCTTCCGTGTGTCTAAAGATGCGTTTTTGAAAAGCTTTACAATTGTTTGTTTGAGTTTACCCAAGCTTGCCTTCAGTGATATCCAGCATGAGCTCTCATGCCACACTGCGTAAAGACTGATACATCCAGAGATGTACCCGGCTTTAAAATGACTGAATGCTTGTATCACTGTTTGTTAAAGCCTTGTGTCTCTTTACCCAAGCTTTAGCCTGTGTGCCATTACTAAGGCATCAACGTCTCCTCGACTAATGGGCAAATAAAGGACGCGCTCCATGAATCGATTATTACCAGGGCTACATAAACCTTGCACAGCAGAGTCCGTGGGTTACCAGAGGGTATATGTGTAGATCTCTACTATTTTCTTGTACTTCCAGTGACAGTGTAGATGTAGCTTTGTagacaaatgtcacacatacacacacacacttttttctaTTAACCCCATCAGTTCCGAGACCCCAACAAAAATGGGTTTTTCATTTTATCTGACTCTTCTTTATCTTCCTTTATAYCCAGCCCTTATAATTAGCCTCGcttattttcaggacaaccagagcAAGTAGAACACAAAAACAACTTGAGATTAAAAGTTGCATTCATGATTTTTTGggacaaatgtcaataaaaaatacaacgTCCACCAAAGTAAAAACGTGATCAACATGAattcacagtgccttcagaaagtattcagtccccttgactttttacacattttgttacgtttcagcctgaATTMAAAATTCCATTCAGAYgtgtcactggcctgcacacaacacctcataatgtcagtggaattatgtttttggaaaTATTTACAAATCAATTAGAAATAaagagctgaaatgtcttgagtcaMtaggtcacataataagttgcatggactcaatctgtGTGCAATTATAACGTCTtatgaaggaagcctgtacagaataaaaatattccaaaacatgcatcctgtttgcaataaagcactaaaataaaactgcaaaatatGTCGCAAAGAAATTCATTTAATGTcccgaatacaaagtgttatgttcggggcaaatccaacacaatacatcacttagtaccactctttatattttcaaacatggtagtggctgcatcatgttatgggtatgcttgtcaatggcaaagactagggagttttttaggataaaaagaaacggaatatgcacaggcaaaatcctagaggaaaacctggttcagtcttcattccaacagacactgggagacaaattcacctttcagcaggacaataacctaaaacacaagaccaattaTACAAYgggtgggtctaatcctggatgctgattggctaaaaccgcattccagccggtgtctattccacaagttaccaccggctaaaactatgatgttgaaatgcctaTATACTCTGTGCCATCTCACTGGGCAAtacactgtctcatcagcccagccaggcaatatataaacttgatctccactataaagaGCCTCTAGACATTATCTCtcttttcttttagactagcattatATTTTTTGTCTCTGACAtttacaacattgtttcaatattgaaattcgatctgcagctctcccatagtaatgaatgtgtcgggacgagacagaccgacagacagcttttctcagccagtcgaaatcatgaatcggctggcataatttttatggatatatacaaagaaatatcaatagaaaacaggtaaaaacaaaatgcagctagtttgcggtCTTTCCAGCATCAGTTTGAAGTTttcacggttgtcgtaagaacgggaccaaggcgcagcggatattgagttccacatatttattccaAAAGTGAAACATAagccaaaacaaatcaaatatacgAACAACAGAACGTGTGTCAGGATTCCAAAAGTGGtgagtgaaggagtcaggcgcagagagcagggtagttcagaAAGGACAtggatttaatattccaaaatatcAGAGAGACGGTCACRccacacacacaagggcgcgtAAAGTCCCAGTCCAAACAAACAGGACTAAAACGAAtaggaacagacaccacaagaatgaacgaaacaccacaaacagaaaaacaagcccgcacaaaagtcggcgggccaactgggtttaaatagcccacaatcaaacctaaacacaaaacaggtgcaacaaatcagacaaaactaaMtgaaacagaaaaggggatcggtggcagctagcaggccggcgacgacgaccgccgagcgccgcccgaacgggaagaggcactatcttcggcgggattcgtgacaacgtgactacgtggtgcacatgcacaaacacaaaataatatcccacaaacacaggtgggaaaaatatcWacttaaatatgatcccccaattagagacagtgattaccagctgcctctaattgggaatcatacaaaacaccaacatataaaacataaactagaacacaacatagaaatattaaactagaataccccctagtcacgccctgacctcctacaccatagagaaacaagggctctctatagtcaggccgcaaaacctgaaaccaaatgggagggttagggggggtgactagcgtcggtggcggctccggtgcgggtcgtAGCCCCTCCCAGACCCCGGATCCGACAATGGcgccgggctgaacgccgtgcctggactgggcaccggcgcagaggaaggttcCGGCCCTGGAGCTGGGCTGGCcgccatgcctggactgggcaccggcgcagaggaaggcttcggccatggagctggactgggcaccggcgcagaggaaggctacTGCCCTGTAGCTGGACTGGACACTGTGCCTGGATTAGGCaccggcacagaggaaggctcctgccctggagcggaGCTGGACATCGtgcctggaagctccggaccgtggaccgtcgccagaggctccggaccgtggaccgtcgccggaagctacggaccggggaccgtcgccggaagctccggacYggggaccgtcgccggaagctccggactgtgaatgcgcactggaRACCGAGTGCGTGGARccggtacaggtggcaccggactggtgacatgcacttcagggtgagtgcggggagcaggcacaggacgcactggactggggaggcgcaccggaggcctggttcgtggagCCGGGACATGTGGTactggactggtgacacgcacttcagggcgagtgcggaaagctgacacaggacgtaccggactgggaaggcgcactggaggccagatgcgtgaaaccGGTGCAgttggcaccggactggtgt
This genomic interval from Salvelinus sp. IW2-2015 linkage group LG22, ASM291031v2, whole genome shotgun sequence contains the following:
- the LOC111949781 gene encoding P2Y purinoceptor 3-like, with amino-acid sequence MNGNNNFTLCPISDSYKRILLPLTYSLVFVLGLTLNGALLWVVCFRTRTWSCSVIYLTNLAVADLLYVLSLPLLIVSYAMDDVWPFGDIICKVVRFFFCTNLHCSMMFLMCISVHRFLGVCYPITALRFRTKNLAVLTSGSVWVLVMLEISPTLVFAHTGFINNMTVCYEMTNPGQLYTYFPYDMFLDVVGFLVPFMIIIICYCSMMRVLYRAGRDNSQVGTENLNKSIRTILAVCLMFVLCFVPYHIARIVYLFIRVYVSSDCRVINLVMIGYKIWKPLVSFNSCANPLLYFLGSDRQRKKLWAQLFRSKMVHPAVCTVQPDIVLTVSSTARNQ